A window from Leptothermofonsia sichuanensis E412 encodes these proteins:
- a CDS encoding pentapeptide repeat-containing protein: MISTIALLGLGFAAIAYLPRLTRPASVRQLLETKQCRDCDLSRADLKYLDLQGVDLEGANLAEANLEGTRLGNANLKRTNLTGANLSYADLGCTQVSLKLRADEKKANIGFDLDTTPKTGPGKGTQVDFTLNADEKGATLNFNLKGCADLQEARLAGATMPDGSIHPATLD, translated from the coding sequence TTGATTTCTACCATTGCGTTATTAGGGCTGGGATTTGCGGCGATCGCCTATCTGCCTCGATTAACCAGACCCGCATCCGTCAGGCAACTGTTAGAAACTAAACAGTGTCGGGACTGTGATTTGAGTCGCGCCGACTTAAAGTACCTGGATCTACAGGGTGTTGACCTGGAAGGTGCCAATCTGGCAGAGGCAAACCTGGAAGGTACCAGGCTGGGAAATGCAAATCTGAAGCGCACGAATTTAACTGGGGCAAACCTCAGTTATGCGGATCTGGGGTGCACACAGGTAAGTCTGAAGCTGCGGGCAGATGAAAAGAAAGCCAATATTGGCTTTGACCTTGACACGACACCAAAGACAGGCCCAGGCAAGGGCACCCAGGTTGACTTTACTCTGAATGCTGATGAAAAAGGAGCCACCTTAAACTTCAACTTAAAGGGGTGTGCTGATCTACAGGAGGCAAGGTTAGCGGGTGCTACAATGCCAGACGGATCCATTCATCCCGCCACTCTGGATTAA
- a CDS encoding photosystem I reaction center subunit VIII yields the protein MTGEYAASFLPWILIPVVCWLLPAVVFGLLFIYIEREDPSGI from the coding sequence ATGACCGGCGAATACGCAGCTTCTTTCTTACCCTGGATTCTAATTCCTGTTGTCTGCTGGCTCTTGCCTGCGGTTGTCTTTGGTCTTTTGTTCATCTATATCGAACGCGAAGACCCCAGCGGAATCTAG
- the crtO gene encoding beta-carotene ketolase CrtO, with translation MQTYDVIIIGAGHNGLVCAAYLLKAGYSVLLLEKRPVPGGAATTEAVIPELPDFKFNLCAIDHEFIHLGPVVEELNLTRYGLEYLFCDPVVFCPQSDGRYFLAHRSVEKTCAEIERYSPRDAQKYAEFTAYWSRIVNALIPMFNAPPKSVLSILRNYDLTKFQDVLASVGSTQKALEFVRTMLSSAEDLLNEWFDSDVVKAPLARLAAEMGVPPSQKNLAIGAMMMSMRHHPGMARPKGGTGALVQALVRLVKSLGGEILTEQSVKQVLVDEGQAVGVRVASGTEYRATKGVISNIDAKRLFLQAMDAADVDAADPNLRDRLERRIINNNETILKIDLAMTEPLRFERYDHRHEYLIGSVLIADSVEQVEAAHADPMMGRIPDADPSMYIVQPTMLDPSMAPDGKHTLWIEFFAPYQIKGLEGTGLHGTGWTDALKNQVADRVIDKLAEYAPNVKAATIARRVESPAELGERLGAYKGNYYHIDMTLEQMVFFRPLPELANYQTPIKGLYLTGAGTHPGGSVSGMPGRNCARVFLQDHTLIAQSWQRVGEWLRSLGIR, from the coding sequence ATGCAAACCTACGACGTAATTATTATCGGTGCCGGACACAATGGACTGGTGTGCGCTGCCTATCTGTTAAAAGCGGGCTACAGCGTCTTACTCCTGGAAAAACGCCCAGTGCCGGGTGGAGCCGCAACCACCGAAGCGGTCATTCCAGAATTGCCTGATTTTAAGTTCAACCTGTGTGCGATCGACCATGAATTCATCCATCTGGGTCCTGTCGTGGAAGAACTGAACCTAACCCGGTATGGACTGGAGTATTTATTTTGTGACCCCGTGGTATTCTGTCCGCAGTCGGATGGCAGATACTTTCTGGCCCATCGTTCTGTGGAAAAGACCTGTGCCGAAATTGAACGATACAGTCCCCGGGATGCGCAGAAGTATGCAGAGTTTACAGCTTACTGGTCACGGATCGTCAATGCGTTGATTCCCATGTTCAACGCCCCGCCAAAATCCGTTCTGAGTATTCTCCGCAACTATGATCTGACTAAATTTCAAGATGTCCTGGCATCGGTTGGCTCTACTCAGAAAGCTCTGGAATTTGTGCGCACGATGCTGTCCAGTGCCGAAGATTTACTCAACGAGTGGTTTGATTCGGATGTGGTGAAGGCACCTCTGGCACGGTTGGCGGCTGAGATGGGGGTGCCGCCGTCTCAGAAAAATCTGGCCATTGGAGCCATGATGATGTCCATGCGTCATCACCCCGGCATGGCAAGACCGAAGGGAGGAACCGGAGCACTGGTGCAGGCACTGGTCAGACTTGTGAAGTCTTTGGGTGGAGAAATTCTGACAGAGCAATCGGTGAAGCAGGTGCTGGTGGATGAGGGACAGGCTGTTGGTGTACGTGTGGCCAGTGGCACTGAATATCGGGCAACAAAAGGGGTCATTTCCAACATTGATGCGAAGCGATTGTTTCTGCAAGCAATGGATGCTGCGGATGTGGATGCCGCCGATCCCAATTTGCGCGATCGCCTGGAACGTCGCATTATCAACAACAATGAAACCATTTTGAAAATTGACCTGGCAATGACTGAACCCCTGCGGTTTGAGCGGTATGACCATCGGCATGAGTACCTGATTGGTTCAGTGCTGATTGCCGATTCCGTTGAGCAGGTGGAGGCTGCCCATGCCGATCCGATGATGGGTAGAATTCCCGATGCAGACCCCTCCATGTATATCGTGCAGCCCACCATGCTTGACCCGTCAATGGCACCCGACGGAAAACACACCCTCTGGATTGAGTTTTTTGCTCCCTATCAAATCAAAGGGTTGGAAGGTACCGGGCTGCATGGTACTGGCTGGACGGATGCCCTGAAAAATCAGGTGGCTGACCGGGTCATCGACAAGTTAGCTGAATACGCACCAAATGTGAAAGCGGCCACCATTGCCCGTCGGGTTGAGAGTCCGGCTGAGTTAGGAGAACGGTTGGGAGCCTATAAGGGCAATTACTATCACATTGATATGACACTGGAGCAGATGGTGTTTTTCCGTCCGCTGCCGGAACTGGCAAATTACCAGACTCCCATTAAAGGGCTGTACCTGACGGGAGCCGGAACCCACCCTGGCGGTTCGGTTTCCGGTATGCCAGGACGCAACTGTGCCCGTGTTTTTTTACAGGACCACACGCTGATTGCTCAATCCTGGCAACGGGTTGGCGAGTGGTTGCGATCGCTGGGAATTCGGTAA
- a CDS encoding secondary thiamine-phosphate synthase enzyme YjbQ, producing the protein MTHYQQVLRIATTGKSLSRFTNKVQSVVTESGVKTGLCTLFLRHTSASLLIQENADPDVLRDLENFFSKLVPEWENYIHSTEGPDDMPAHIRTALTSTSEQIPIANGRLMLGTWQGIYLWEHRQHGHTREVVVHILGD; encoded by the coding sequence ATGACTCACTATCAGCAGGTACTCCGAATTGCGACAACCGGTAAGTCTCTGAGTCGATTTACCAATAAAGTTCAGTCAGTCGTGACTGAATCTGGGGTTAAAACCGGGCTTTGCACCCTGTTTCTACGCCATACCTCCGCCAGTTTGCTGATTCAGGAAAATGCGGATCCGGATGTGTTGAGGGATCTGGAAAACTTTTTCTCTAAACTTGTCCCAGAGTGGGAGAACTACATTCACAGCACAGAAGGTCCCGATGACATGCCAGCCCATATCCGGACGGCTCTGACCAGCACCTCCGAGCAAATTCCGATCGCCAATGGTCGCTTAATGCTGGGCACCTGGCAGGGGATTTACCTGTGGGAGCATCGGCAGCATGGACATACCCGTGAAGTCGTGGTTCACATTCTGGGGGACTGA
- a CDS encoding DUF561 domain-containing protein, whose translation MTILSSLQSSLTQGRALKVISGLNNFDADRVSAVVRAAELGGATFVDIAAAPELVQMVKQLIHLPVCVSAVEPDLFVAAVEAGADLIEIGNFDSFYAQGRRFEADEVLALTRTTRQLLPDMTLSVTVPHILTLDQQVQLAEELVKAGADMIQTEGGTSSQPVHPGTLGLIEKAAPTLAAAYEISRAVSVPVLCASGLSNVTAPMAIAAGASGIGVGSAINRLNSEVEMIASVRSLVEALASVSRPSVAV comes from the coding sequence ATGACTATCCTTTCCTCACTCCAGAGTTCCCTGACCCAGGGACGCGCCCTGAAGGTAATTAGCGGTTTGAATAATTTTGATGCGGATCGAGTCAGTGCCGTTGTCAGGGCGGCTGAACTTGGGGGTGCCACGTTCGTTGACATTGCGGCAGCCCCTGAACTGGTACAAATGGTCAAGCAGTTGATTCATTTGCCGGTATGCGTATCCGCAGTCGAACCAGATCTGTTTGTGGCGGCGGTAGAAGCGGGTGCAGACCTGATCGAAATTGGCAACTTTGATAGCTTTTATGCTCAGGGTCGCCGGTTTGAAGCAGATGAAGTGCTGGCTTTAACCCGGACTACCCGCCAACTGTTACCAGACATGACCCTGTCAGTCACAGTGCCTCACATTCTGACTCTGGATCAGCAGGTGCAACTGGCAGAGGAACTGGTCAAGGCGGGAGCAGACATGATTCAAACGGAAGGTGGCACCAGCAGCCAGCCGGTTCACCCTGGCACGCTGGGGCTGATTGAAAAGGCGGCTCCTACGCTGGCAGCCGCCTATGAAATTTCGCGGGCTGTTTCAGTTCCGGTTCTGTGCGCATCAGGGTTGTCAAATGTAACCGCTCCAATGGCGATCGCCGCCGGTGCATCTGGCATTGGTGTCGGCTCAGCCATTAACAGGCTCAATAGTGAGGTTGAAATGATTGCATCTGTGCGCAGCCTGGTAGAGGCGCTGGCATCTGTCAGCCGTCCATCCGTAGCGGTGTAA
- a CDS encoding saccharopine dehydrogenase family protein, whose product MLNPGNGLASGCDRWEFGNDRLLYKPLQLQMGSLMTNRVLILGGSGRIGSSVAIDLMAHTQAQITITGRNASAGQRICDRLGERVQFLKLDLTDQETLTAAITASDVVIHCAGPFHHRDAGVLQTCIAAGVNYVDVSDHPSFTRKAMECRPAAETAGITAIINTGIFPGISNSMVRQDVEQLDEPERIHLSYVVAGSGGAGITVMRTTFLGLQQPFQAWIDHQWQMVKPYSDREVIQFPTYGPVDVYWFDVPEAFTLPNAFPVRTVITKFGTVPRFYNFLTWSVARWWHPWLLKQPPVIEFLSHVSHFMTDVTDHFSGVGVAIRSDVTGRKEGKTARSCSTLVQPNTAIAAGYGTGSVTQLLLSNQLHKPGVWTVEEALPTDLFEQTMQERGVEIQHNLDISPV is encoded by the coding sequence TTGCTCAATCCTGGCAACGGGTTGGCGAGTGGTTGCGATCGCTGGGAATTCGGTAACGATCGACTCCTTTACAAACCCTTACAGCTTCAAATGGGTAGCCTGATGACAAATCGAGTTTTAATCCTGGGTGGAAGTGGGCGGATAGGCAGCAGTGTAGCCATAGACTTAATGGCTCATACACAAGCGCAGATCACCATCACGGGCAGAAATGCATCCGCTGGTCAGCGGATTTGCGATCGCCTGGGCGAACGGGTGCAGTTCTTGAAACTGGATCTGACAGACCAGGAAACCCTGACCGCCGCCATCACCGCTTCCGATGTGGTGATTCACTGTGCCGGTCCATTTCACCATCGGGATGCAGGCGTGCTTCAGACCTGTATTGCCGCAGGAGTCAACTATGTGGACGTGAGCGACCATCCTTCGTTTACACGCAAAGCTATGGAGTGCAGACCGGCTGCTGAAACAGCCGGTATCACCGCCATTATTAACACGGGTATCTTCCCCGGCATTTCCAATAGCATGGTGCGGCAGGATGTGGAACAACTGGATGAACCGGAACGAATTCACCTCAGTTATGTAGTGGCAGGGTCCGGGGGGGCAGGCATTACCGTCATGCGGACCACCTTTCTGGGACTCCAGCAACCTTTTCAGGCATGGATTGACCACCAGTGGCAAATGGTAAAGCCCTACAGCGATCGCGAAGTGATCCAATTCCCCACCTATGGTCCCGTCGATGTCTACTGGTTTGATGTCCCGGAAGCATTTACCCTGCCCAATGCCTTTCCAGTCAGAACCGTGATCACCAAATTTGGCACGGTTCCCCGTTTTTATAACTTTTTGACCTGGAGTGTTGCCCGCTGGTGGCACCCCTGGCTGCTGAAACAACCCCCCGTGATTGAATTCCTCTCCCACGTCAGCCATTTCATGACCGATGTCACCGACCACTTCAGTGGTGTTGGGGTCGCCATTCGTTCCGACGTGACTGGCAGGAAAGAGGGGAAAACTGCCCGCAGTTGCTCAACCCTGGTACAGCCCAATACGGCGATCGCGGCTGGCTATGGGACTGGCAGTGTCACCCAACTGCTGCTCTCCAATCAACTCCACAAACCCGGCGTATGGACAGTGGAGGAAGCCCTGCCAACAGACTTGTTTGAACAAACCATGCAGGAACGGGGAGTAGAAATTCAGCACAACCTGGATATCTCCCCTGTCTGA
- a CDS encoding TM0106 family RecB-like putative nuclease, translated as MRSVLTCLVSAVSGTIAHFGVTGQKRMFIDAELLLNYQRCSRRAFLDVYGDPEQRDPPNDYLLKILQDSHANRQSVMAEQTFRQPAYAYRNWQAGAASTLELMEQGAERIYQGVLLAEISPGVTLVSNPDLLVKQSGQSIFGDWLYVPTEIKLGKRPKLEYQIIAAYHTYVLAQVQGAWAETAWLLLRERGHYAVDLWETLPKMQEILADCISTLTQPEEPEVFIARNRCSLCHWFSHCYALAKTEQHLSLLPGVTPARYLQLQALNLTTVKALAEASAMQLEPLPGFGRETARKLVRQARSTLQNRALLVEDSLELATPVHGRSPRSICPSEPPLLTEDLPTAPVELYFDIEAEPMVNLVYLHGVLVVDRHAKTEVFHSFVAERPEDEPIVWQQFLDLVWAYPAAPIFHFCPFEVQTVERLAKLYNTPPNRIRPLLTRFVDLHERVTRLVTLPVESYALKPIARWLGFDWRDPTANGAQSIYWYSQWQTTGDRTYLNAILNYNEDDCRATYQVKDWLVNFLQTIYQAELA; from the coding sequence TTGCGGAGTGTTCTCACCTGTCTGGTGAGTGCTGTATCTGGCACCATTGCCCATTTCGGTGTAACTGGTCAAAAACGCATGTTCATTGATGCGGAACTGCTACTGAATTATCAACGCTGTAGTCGGCGGGCTTTTCTGGATGTGTATGGCGACCCGGAGCAACGCGATCCGCCCAATGACTACCTGCTGAAGATTCTGCAAGACAGTCATGCGAACCGCCAGTCCGTTATGGCTGAACAGACGTTCAGGCAGCCTGCATACGCCTATCGCAACTGGCAGGCTGGTGCCGCCTCAACCCTGGAACTGATGGAGCAGGGAGCAGAGCGTATTTACCAGGGAGTATTGCTGGCTGAAATCAGCCCAGGTGTCACCTTAGTCAGCAATCCTGATTTGTTGGTTAAACAATCGGGGCAGTCCATTTTCGGAGACTGGCTGTATGTTCCCACTGAAATAAAGTTAGGTAAACGTCCAAAGCTGGAATATCAGATTATTGCGGCTTATCACACCTATGTGCTGGCCCAGGTTCAGGGAGCCTGGGCGGAAACCGCCTGGCTGCTGTTACGGGAGCGCGGGCATTATGCCGTTGATCTGTGGGAAACTCTGCCCAAAATGCAAGAGATTCTGGCAGATTGCATTTCGACGTTGACCCAGCCAGAAGAACCAGAAGTTTTTATTGCCCGTAATCGATGTAGCCTCTGCCACTGGTTCAGCCATTGCTATGCTCTGGCTAAAACAGAGCAGCATCTCTCACTTTTACCCGGTGTTACCCCAGCCCGCTACCTTCAGTTGCAGGCGCTCAATTTAACGACAGTGAAGGCTCTGGCAGAAGCCAGCGCAATGCAGCTTGAACCCTTACCGGGATTTGGTCGGGAAACCGCCCGTAAACTGGTTCGTCAGGCTCGTTCCACCCTCCAAAACCGGGCACTGCTGGTTGAAGATAGCCTTGAACTTGCCACCCCTGTTCATGGGCGATCGCCCCGCTCCATCTGCCCATCGGAACCACCACTCTTGACCGAAGATTTACCCACGGCTCCGGTCGAACTTTACTTTGACATTGAAGCAGAACCTATGGTGAATCTGGTGTATTTGCATGGGGTTCTGGTAGTAGACCGCCATGCCAAAACGGAGGTTTTTCACTCCTTTGTGGCTGAACGCCCTGAGGATGAGCCGATCGTCTGGCAACAGTTCTTAGATCTGGTCTGGGCCTACCCCGCGGCTCCGATATTTCACTTTTGTCCGTTTGAAGTGCAGACCGTTGAACGACTTGCCAAACTCTACAATACCCCCCCTAACCGAATAAGACCCCTGTTGACCCGCTTCGTTGATTTGCACGAGCGGGTCACCCGTTTGGTGACACTGCCGGTCGAAAGCTATGCACTGAAGCCCATTGCCCGCTGGCTTGGGTTTGATTGGCGTGACCCCACAGCCAATGGCGCCCAGTCAATTTACTGGTACTCCCAATGGCAAACAACGGGCGATCGCACCTATCTCAATGCCATTCTTAACTACAACGAAGATGACTGTCGCGCTACCTATCAGGTCAAAGACTGGTTAGTCAATTTCCTGCAAACCATTTACCAGGCAGAACTCGCTTAA
- a CDS encoding DUF1565 domain-containing protein, with protein sequence MSSVSSPSLPNLTTATGSGLPKSRLLVQVPVAIALGWAVIAPLALLVHPSFAQGGLEAPASPVSSDSRIVLIVSPAFGNDDTADGSDRAPFQSITRALQSARSGTTIQLMAGTYSEETGERFPLQLKPGITLQGNPKNRGLEIVIRGSGFFLSPTSARQSVTIVAASQSALSGVTVINPHPQGYGLWIESASPTVTDNTFTVSGHDGISVVGNSAPLIRNNFFYQNGASGITVYGTSRPELRENIFEKNGFAINVNQNAMPFIIGNRITQNKDGVVAQAKSRPILRNNSIEGNERDGLVAIAQAQPDLGTKAEPGGNFIRNNGQFDIQAKTSQGVLAFGNELVKTTGQIYLSGEVASGAEGAGAIAAGSNPGSSVQVAQPSTAMPAVAVSASVSPGVSDRQRSPVSAPASSPIAFGQKLTTPPPTRSAPPVAAPLVTPVHTPSPAVVPVSAVPRSENQPSAHAAIAMPAVEPAAVPFPVPSALSGQPSDPQPRQMQIVRVSSPETQGSEVKENASQRQGPGSVMGATTAASVPGVVVATKPEVPSPAKSTAPQVRKPVIARTSAPLASRALSPFSPRRATLVTARPSTPAGSSPRLATAPASPGIPPAQPVSAPAPISGQAATASSADATPRSLTFTKPLPPYSSFSQGTTSPPSGADTMPVQPVPVSATRMIPPISGRVSQGMPPASAVPIPVPVPEPRPIAPAIAPAPAPAPETSTISSNLLPVPGPNVPIGNVGRRPGVNVYGITNRRDGSSPPVPPSLAGVLGVRYRVVVEADNDTQQAQVRTLVPDAFPTSSRGRRVLQAGAFGDREKADQLVQSLMSQGLRAMVETME encoded by the coding sequence TTGAGTTCTGTATCTTCACCATCTTTACCCAACCTCACCACAGCAACTGGTTCAGGGTTACCAAAAAGTCGGTTATTGGTACAGGTTCCTGTAGCGATCGCCCTCGGTTGGGCAGTTATCGCTCCCCTGGCATTATTGGTTCATCCATCCTTTGCCCAGGGGGGGCTGGAGGCTCCTGCTTCACCTGTCAGTTCGGATAGTCGCATTGTTTTGATAGTTAGTCCAGCCTTTGGTAATGACGATACAGCGGATGGCAGCGATCGCGCTCCATTTCAGAGCATCACTAGGGCGTTGCAGAGCGCCCGGTCTGGCACCACCATTCAGTTGATGGCAGGCACCTACAGTGAGGAAACCGGTGAGCGATTCCCCCTTCAGCTCAAGCCAGGAATCACCCTTCAGGGCAACCCAAAAAATCGTGGGCTGGAGATTGTCATTCGAGGGAGTGGGTTTTTCCTGAGTCCAACCTCTGCCCGTCAGAGCGTCACAATTGTGGCGGCTAGCCAGTCAGCCCTGAGTGGGGTTACTGTAATTAATCCCCACCCCCAGGGGTATGGACTATGGATTGAGTCAGCCAGTCCTACAGTGACCGACAACACCTTTACAGTCAGTGGGCATGATGGGATTTCGGTGGTAGGTAACAGTGCGCCGCTGATTCGAAATAACTTCTTCTATCAAAACGGAGCAAGTGGCATCACCGTTTATGGGACCTCACGCCCAGAATTGAGAGAGAACATCTTTGAAAAAAATGGGTTTGCAATTAACGTCAATCAGAATGCGATGCCATTCATTATTGGCAACCGGATTACGCAAAACAAAGATGGGGTGGTGGCGCAGGCAAAGTCTCGCCCAATATTGCGGAACAATTCGATTGAGGGCAACGAGCGGGATGGGCTGGTGGCGATCGCCCAGGCTCAGCCTGACCTGGGCACAAAAGCAGAACCGGGGGGCAATTTTATTCGGAACAATGGGCAGTTTGACATTCAGGCTAAAACCAGCCAGGGTGTACTTGCCTTTGGCAACGAATTGGTGAAAACAACCGGGCAGATTTACCTGTCGGGTGAAGTGGCTTCCGGTGCGGAGGGTGCTGGTGCGATCGCTGCCGGGAGTAACCCTGGATCGTCTGTTCAGGTAGCTCAACCATCTACCGCAATGCCTGCGGTTGCAGTCTCTGCTTCGGTTTCACCTGGTGTTAGTGATAGGCAGCGATCGCCCGTTTCTGCCCCTGCATCCAGTCCGATTGCCTTTGGGCAAAAGCTGACAACCCCTCCTCCCACCAGATCGGCACCGCCAGTCGCTGCTCCGCTGGTTACACCTGTCCATACCCCTTCACCAGCGGTGGTTCCAGTATCCGCTGTACCCCGGTCAGAGAATCAACCGTCTGCCCATGCCGCGATCGCGATGCCAGCCGTCGAACCCGCCGCAGTTCCTTTTCCAGTGCCCAGCGCACTCTCTGGCCAACCCTCCGATCCTCAACCACGCCAGATGCAAATCGTGAGAGTCAGCAGTCCTGAAACCCAGGGATCTGAAGTCAAAGAAAATGCCAGCCAGAGGCAGGGTCCTGGCAGTGTCATGGGTGCAACAACCGCCGCTTCAGTGCCCGGTGTTGTTGTTGCAACCAAACCAGAGGTGCCCTCCCCCGCAAAATCGACTGCACCCCAGGTAAGGAAGCCAGTTATTGCACGGACCTCTGCGCCCCTGGCATCCAGAGCATTGTCTCCCTTCTCGCCCAGGCGAGCTACTCTCGTCACTGCTCGTCCCTCAACCCCAGCCGGATCTTCTCCTCGCCTGGCAACGGCTCCGGCATCCCCTGGCATCCCTCCCGCCCAGCCAGTTTCAGCGCCTGCCCCCATCAGCGGGCAGGCTGCCACTGCTTCCAGTGCTGATGCCACACCCCGCTCGTTAACGTTCACAAAACCCCTCCCACCTTACAGCAGCTTTTCCCAGGGGACGACTTCACCCCCTTCCGGAGCAGACACGATGCCGGTCCAACCAGTTCCAGTATCCGCGACCAGAATGATTCCCCCAATTTCAGGGCGAGTCTCTCAGGGAATGCCACCTGCTTCAGCCGTTCCCATTCCCGTTCCGGTGCCAGAGCCGCGCCCAATTGCTCCTGCCATTGCACCAGCACCGGCACCAGCACCGGAAACTTCGACTATCAGTTCCAATTTGTTGCCGGTTCCCGGTCCCAATGTTCCGATTGGGAATGTGGGACGCCGTCCTGGAGTCAATGTTTATGGGATTACAAATCGCAGGGATGGTTCCAGCCCGCCGGTGCCCCCCAGCCTGGCAGGCGTCTTAGGAGTCCGTTATCGGGTTGTGGTAGAAGCCGACAATGACACCCAGCAGGCACAGGTACGCACCCTGGTTCCTGATGCTTTTCCCACCTCCTCCAGAGGGCGGCGAGTGTTGCAGGCGGGGGCATTTGGCGATCGCGAGAAAGCAGACCAACTGGTGCAGTCCCTGATGAGTCAGGGACTGAGGGCAATGGTGGAAACAATGGAATAG